A portion of the Mytilus galloprovincialis chromosome 12, xbMytGall1.hap1.1, whole genome shotgun sequence genome contains these proteins:
- the LOC143055600 gene encoding uncharacterized protein LOC143055600: MRDCHAILYLDNLVRLSVHADPDPGKNRTSQICTLPITIKGLPKDSRIVETWHEKDCTGGDDCPCFERKQLDKDDHNLLFNCTKDEQIALYRLNVQTSFGPAMQIPNIEKLIEDCSQYLDMSFQIADKESSDITIDDLNKSLQAIFLHEEQFACQNESEDEDNAMEKSMNDLDISMMSVLLQDHLEQEEEDFLPTLSDSYESDNEKDVYLAEDEYLAELLPEDEFMDGIKPLDISFEEPDISTISNITQTPMKVTEMETVQSPSVEKKPVDQNNILALSDETNLELYELDEVSLKFQKFKVPPLLCKHPTPAQGRDDDIAHLKEILLDILLKLGRYPGTFFKDRILFAPDHKIAKNLLTLLNKDPVFRQFLPEFPVLHLKKSKITNLFSGYKDAGILHLMKYMKDTDKEADLVDLLSSNIETAARYIKRLALAIHLAFFLKFVSTLTKQEANNLIQDIKSTDLNNLRTQWYDRLSSFMAKGRENNATFALHDDLMQHCEEVFGISIAERMGGSSGYNLLLGCVKSSLPFSFLNGATSYASFCTDLLHVHYTAGTFHQNMKQSLFSTPHKDSDVNFALDTQREMEMDHQDASKGFRPRSTIDSVIPRMAIVDHFTDVQSARRGLNTSQLNTTAINEEEEDISFISSSDEQKQLNFNITEKDLKFIVPVAKLILRVGALSLEKDSIPRNVYGQTKRILSDAFSDKESYSAGKYMVKKYACQQKLFNLSTDDLPDLTTVKGPASLLQRLKTSKGVTIRRANIKTKILSEAQKKEVKRTAFVKRQKTIADCISSEMNTCQAIVNPDCSKSTIQKSPSIKRALQKVLSLCIPCIEQHKLEEYLASNDIILLNVTEIPAKIQQNIKYATVEFAGVKFKTTATSGDEYLSHVENGIVKRFLNANNFPNLQRIVICEEKYSFTPDDFKAATRQKRQTISSSTISHLKIG, encoded by the coding sequence ATGAGAGACTGTCATGCCATATTGTACTTGGACAATCTAGTTAGATTAAGTGTACATGCTGATCCAGATCCTGGTAAGAATCGAACAAGTCAAATTTGTACTCTGCCGATCACAATTAAAGGGTTACCTAAGGATTCTAGGATTGTAGAAACATGGCACGAGAAAGACTGCACAGGCGGTGACGACTGTCCATGTTTTGAAAGAAAACAACTTGACAAAGATGACCACAACCTTCTTTTCAACTGCACAAAAGATGAACAGATTGCTCTGTACAGATTAAATGTTCAAACAAGTTTTGGTCCTGCCATGCAAATTCCAAACATAGAGAAACTGATAGAAGACTGTTCACAATACTTGGACATGAGCTTTCAGATTGCTGACAAAGAATCTAGTGACATAACTATTGATGATTTAAACAAATCATTACAGGCAATTTTCCTGCATGAAGAACAATTTGCCTGTCAAAATGAAAGTGAAGATGAAGATAATGCTATGGAAAAGTCAATGAATGATTTAGATATATCAATGATGTCTGTTCTTTTACAAGACCATTTAGAACAGGAGGAGGAGGATTTTTTGCCAACACTGTCAGATAGCTATGAGTCGGACAATGAAAAGGATGTATATTTGGCAGAAGATGAATATTTGGCTGAACTTTTACCTGAAGATGAATTTATGGATGGCATCAAACCGTTAGACATTTCATTTGAGGAACCTGATATTTCCACAATCTCAAACATAACTCAAACACCAATGAAAGTTACTGAAATGGAAACTGTCCAATCGCCATCAGTTGAAAAGAAACCAGTAGATCAAAATAACATATTAGCACTTTCAGATGAAACAAACTTGGAACTTTATGAACTGGATGAAGTAAgcctaaaatttcaaaaatttaaggtCCCACCTCTACTTTGCAAGCATCCTACGCCAGCACAAGGAAGAGATGACGATATAGCCCACCTGAAAGAAATCcttcttgatattttgttgaaACTTGGGCGATATCCAGGAACTTTCTTCAAAGACAGAATTCTTTTTGCACCTGACCACAAAATTGCAAAGAACCTACTGACTCTACTGAATAAAGATCCAGTGTTTCGACAATTCTTACCAGAGTTCCCAGTACTCCATCTAAAAAAGTCCAAAATCACTAATTTGTTCTCTGGATACAAAGATGCAGGAATACTTCACCTCATGAAATACATGAAAGATACAGATAAAGAAGCTGACTTGGTAGATTTATTATCATCAAATATTGAAACAGCAGCACGATATATAAAACGACTGGCACTTGCAATACATCTAGCATTTTTCCTGAAATTTGTGTCAACATTAACAAAGCAAGAAGCCAACAATTTAATACAAGACATCAAATCAACTGACCTGAATAACCTACGAACCCAATGGTATGACCGTCTCAGCTCTTTTATGGCAAAGGGGCGGGAAAATAATGCCACATTTGCTTTGCATGATGATTTAATGCAGCATTGTGAAGAAGTTTTTGGAATTAGCATTGCAGAGCGAATGGGAGGATCCAGTGGTTACAACCTTCTTCTTGGATGTGTAAAATCGTCATTGCCATTTTCGTTCTTAAATGGTGCCACATCATATGCCTCTTTTTGTACTGATTTACTCCATGTTCACTACACAGCTGGAACGTTTCACCAAAATATGAAGCAATCCTTGTTTTCAACACCACACAAGGACAGTGATGTGAACTTCGCCTTAGATACACAAAGAGAAATGGAAATGGACCATCAGGATGCAAGCAAGGGTTTCAGACCTAGATCAACTATAGATTCAGTCATACCAAGAATGGCTATAGTAGATCATTTTACCGATGTGCAGTCCGCAAGAAGAGGTTTGAATACATCTCAATTAAACACAACAGCCATTAATGAAGAAGAGGAggacatttcttttatttcttcatCTGATGAACAAAAACAGCTCAACTTCAATATCACGGAAAAAGACCTGAAATTCATTGTACCTGTTGCTAAACTAATATTAAGAGTTGGAGCACTGAGTTTAGAAAAAGATTCAATTCCTAGGAACGTCTATGGACAAACAAAGCGAATTTTATCTGATGCTTTTTCAGACAAGGAGTCATATAGTGCTGGAAAGTACATGGTCAAGAAGTATGCCTGTCAACAAAAATTGTTCAATTTATCTACTGATGATCTTCCTGATTTGACAACAGTCAAGGGACCAGCATCTCTTCTTCAAAGATTGAAAACATCAAAAGGAGTCACTATCAGAAGAgcaaatataaagacaaaaatattATCAGAAGCTCAGAAGAAGGAAGTAAAAAGAACAGCATTTGTTAAGAGACAAAAAACAATAGCTGACTGCATCAGTTCTGAGATGAATACATGCCAGGCTATAGTAAATCCAGACTGTTCAAAATCTACCATTCAGAAATCTCCAAGTATCAAGAGAGCACTGCAAAAAGTATTGTCATTATGCATACCATGTATTGAACAGCACAAATTAGAGGAATACCTTGCAAGTAATGACATTATTTTACTGAATGTTACAGAAATACCAGCCAAAATACAACAAAACATCAAATATGCAACTGTAGAATTTGCAGGGGTAAAATTTAAGACAACTGCAACATCAGGTGATGAATATTTATCTCATGTTGAGAATGGAATAGTTAAACGTTTTTTGAACGCCAACAATTTCCCAAACTTGCAGAGAATAGTAATATGTGAAGAAAAGTACAGCTTTACTCCTGACGACTTCAAGGCAGCAACTAGACAAAAAAGACAAACCATATCATCTTCAACCATTTCACATCTAAAGATTGGATGA
- the LOC143055601 gene encoding uncharacterized protein LOC143055601, producing the protein MNITKDVVLDIDSELFLETCTKHKIDECSCPYKLHTTPVRAYFSKSGFIRHETLNHIKQRKGEAEMAQVDWLSDIKENLKENETVVSIVTSADVDSLIIHLFALSIHWTRRSDGSFRNKVYVYLQKQKSELYCITTILEILEARFGRQNVLTLVIALCIGGNDFLPKFQGISHEKWISAIFETPEALEKLVEFNNDPGSMQPISASINEEVYFEIVKRLYATASIKSEQLSFEATRQMSIKPPGKQQKHPKFWMPPKSALVKVTKLINCQIKYLFTVWTHDAVLPNFLAEGCLKKDTAGSIQYDFGDEIQIKNIETTFTIQDDELKRLIDAASISRKREKKTKRVRSIESTPVKPEQIKKKPIMSTPIKMKLQKKDA; encoded by the exons ATGAACATTACAAAAGATGTTGTTTTGGATATAGATAGTGAGTTATTCCTAGAAACGTGTACTAAACACAAGATTGATGAATGCTCCTGTCCATACAAGTTACACACAACTCCTGTACGAGCATACTTTTCAAAATCAGGCTTCATAAGACATGAAACGTTAAAccatataaaacaaagaaaaggaGAAGCAGAAATGGCACAGGTTGATTGGTTGTCTgatataaaagaaaatttaaaagaaaatgaaacagTTGTCAGCATCGTAACATCAGCAGATGTTGACAGTCTTATCATTCATTTATTTGCATTGTCCATTCACTGGACGAGACGAAGTGACGGTTCATTCAGAAACAAAGTCTATGTTTATCTTCAGAAACAAAAATCTGAACTGTACTGCATAACTACTATCCTGGAGATTCTAGAGGCACGATTTGGACGACAGAATGTCTTAACGCTAGTGATTGCACTATGCATTGGTGGAAATGATTTTCTTCCAAAATTTCAAGGGATTTCCCACGAGAAATGGATATCTGCAATCTTTGAAACACCAGAAGCTCTTGAAAAATTGGTTGAATTCAACAATGATCCAGGTTCAATGCAACCAATTTCTGCTTCAATTAATGAGGAGGTGTACTTTGAAATAGTCAAAAGGTTGTACGCTACAGCTAGCATTAAATCCGAACAATTGAGTTTTGAAGCTACTCGTCAAATGTCAATTAAACCACCAGGAAAGCAACAAAAACATCCCAAATTTTGGATGCCACCAAAATCGGCACTTGTAAAAGTCACAAAACTTATAAACtgtcaaatcaaatatttattcacAGTTTGGACTCATGATGCTGTGTTGCCAAATTTTCTTGCTGAAGGTTGTTTGAAAAAGGACACCGCAGGAAGTATACAATATGATTTTGGGGATGAAATACAAATTAAGAATATCGAGACTACCTTCACCATTCAAGATGACGAACTGAAAAGACTGATTGATGCTGCTTCTATTTCTAGAAAAagggaaaagaaaacaaaaagagtCAGATCCATTGAATCAACACCAGTGAAGCCAGAGCAAATAAAGAAAAAGCCGATTATGTCAACTCCCAT aaaaatgAAACTACAAAAGAAAGATGCCTGA